In a genomic window of Helianthus annuus cultivar XRQ/B chromosome 10, HanXRQr2.0-SUNRISE, whole genome shotgun sequence:
- the LOC110885590 gene encoding RNA polymerase II C-terminal domain phosphatase-like 2, which yields MSRLGFNKSVVYHGETCLGELDVIPVGDKQFRFPNNEIRIHHISPISERCSPLSVLLTISSSSVRCKLESFSSNVKQELLALHASCFYDLKTAVVVIGDEEVHLVAMGSKFQRFPCFWCFVVPAQLYTACLGMLNMRCLSIVFDLDETLIVANTMRSFEDRIDVLTGWIGQESDPVRVAGMTSELKRYVEDRALLKHYAENDAVTDNGQTYEVKMEEVPINAAGNERVVRPVIRLPEKNIVLTRINPEIRDTSVLVRLRPAWEDLRSYLIAKGRKRFEVYICTMAEREYALEMWRLLDPGTHLITPKQLLNRVVCVKSGARKSLLNVFKDGDCHPRMAMVIDDRLKVWEEKDQPRVHVVPAFTPYYAPQAETANAVPVLCVARNVACNVRAGFFKEFDENFIRRVSEHHYEDEVLNLPSAPDVCSYLMPEDASFVPNGNISVPMAEGMNASEVAHRLNQQDSRNADLKSDRSQPLVPSTSIYGPPSFRSAIPSDKPSLLGPIQAPDIWNKQRAGFYPPSHATASSFSAGFRPLVSEAKRDEAFLGYGVPKKNLPQVGQLSDVGVAHNQPYLNNKRGSADSGTLNSLQSSLSIEVLHEIAQRCGSKVEYRSVFSPNREWRFSYEVLFTGEKVGLGMGKTRKDAQEQAAENALQSLADKYVSYLISRSKPETKVLDTESENGFLWDSDSD from the exons ATGAGTCGTTTAGGGTTTAATAAATCGGTGGTTTACCATGGGGAAACATGTTTGGGTGAATTGGATGTTATTCCTGTTGGTGATAAGCAATTCCGGTTTCCGAATAACGAGATTAGGATCCATCACATTTCTCCGATCAGTGAAAGATGTTCACCTCTTTCAGTTCTGTTAAcaatttcttcttcttcagttcGTTGCAAGCTTGAATCCTTTTCATCAAATGTTAAACAAGAGTTGCTTGCTCTTCACGCCTCTTGTTTCTATGATCTAAAG ACAGCTGTGGTGGTGATTGGGGATGAAGAGGTGCATTTGGTGGCAATGGGAAGTAAATTTCAAAGATTTCCTTGTTTTTGGTGTTTTGTGGTTCCTGCACAATTGTACACTGCTTGTTTAGGGATGTTAAACATGAGGTGTCTGTCGATCGTGTTTGATCTAGACGAGACGCTTATTGTTGCGAATACGATGAGGTCTTTTGAAGATAGGATAGATGTGTTGACTGGGTGGATTGGGCAGGAGTCTGATCCTGTTAGGGTGGCTGGGATGACTTCTGAGCTTAAACGATATGTGGAGGATCGCGCGTTGTTGAAGCATTATGCAGAGAATGATGCTGTAACGGATAATGGGCAGACGTATGAGGTGAAAATGGAGGAAGTTCCGATCAATGCTGCTGGTAATGAGCGTGTTGTTCGACCGGTAATAAGATTGCCGGAAAAGAATATAGTCTTGACCCGCATTAATCCGGAG ATTCGTGATACCAGTGTGCTTGTGAGGTTAAGACCCGCTTGGGAGGATTTGAGAAGCTATTTGATTGCAAAAGGACGCAAACGATTTGAAGTTTATATCTGCACTATGGCCGAAAGAGAATACGCATTGGAAATGTGGAGGTTGCTCGATCCCGGGACCCACCTAATCACTCCAAAGCAACTATTGAACCGTGTTGTATGTGTCAAATCAG GTGCACGCAAATCATTGTTGAATGTGTTTAAAGATGGGGATTGTCATCCAAGGATGGCGATGGTAATTGACGATAGGTTAAAAGTTTGGGAAGAAAAAGATCAACCGCGAGTTCATGTGGTGCCTGCTTTTACTCCTTATTATGCTCCTCAAGCAGAG ACAGCAAATGCTGTTCCAGTTCTGTGTGTGGCAAGGAACGTTGCATGTAACGTTAGAGCTGGTTTCTTCAA AGAATTTGATGAGAATTTTATTAGGAGGGTTTCTGAACACCACTATGAAGATGAAGTTTTGAATCTACCGTCTGCACCTGATGTTTGCAGTTATCTAATGCCAGAG GATGCTAGTTTTGTACCAAATGGTAATATAAGCGTCCCAATGGCGGAAGGAATGAATGCTTCTGAAGTTGCTCATAGACTGAATCAACAG GATTCTAGAAATGCGGACCTGAAATCTGATAGATCCCAGCCGTTAGTTCCATCTACGAGCATCTATGGTCCACCATCATTTAGATCTGCGATACCGTCAGACA AACCTAGCTTACTTGGCCCGATTCAAGCACCTGATATATGGAACAAACAGCGAGCTGGTTTTTATCCTCCGTCTCATGCTACAGCTAGTTCTTTCTCTGCAGGGTTTCGACCACTAGTATCTGAAGCAAAGCGTGATGAG GCGTTCCTTGGATATGGAGTGCCAAAGAAGAATTTGCCACAAGTAGGCCAACTTTCAG ATGTAGGTGTAGCACATAATCAACCATATTTAAATAACAAAAGAGGGTCCGCTGATAGTGGAACTTTAAACTCGCTACAATCTTCTCTATCCATTGAAGTGCTGCACGAAATTGCACAAAGATGCGGCTCGAAG GTTGAGTATCGATCCGTTTTCAGCCCCAACAGGGAATGGCGATTTTCTTACGAG GTTTTATTCACAGGCGAGAAAGTTGGTCTCGGGATGGGTAAAACCCGAAAGGATGCTCAAGAGCAGGCTGCGGAGAATGCCCTTCAAAGCTTAGCCG ATAAATACGTCTCGTACCTCATATCACGATCCAAACCAGAAACAAAAGTCCTTG